A DNA window from Drosophila sechellia strain sech25 chromosome X, ASM438219v1, whole genome shotgun sequence contains the following coding sequences:
- the LOC6620163 gene encoding NCK-interacting protein with SH3 domain isoform X3 — translation MLKALYDFQAVYPKTISFDEGEYFILYQTSARQRNWWQVVSMKGNIGFVPSNYVMKIKVEHDFLISFLNSSIESLEKCTDHEINGIMSKDELLDRLREKKHTMERLYAESSERDGDSSLSYSHSYSDKGSHRHSHPHPTQSQTQLHSHHRQHSPPPSGGSGSSQRLDMSKKSMSSPAVGSSCGLPQNQGMIESPSMGSMQFQGSSCTIQTPQQQQPLPAPPAPAPSPSAASVTPTAASTTKAATGGDVAQDNSITSEPSETTTTTTTTSEDVVTTYKETSQMSTSQQHKPQNGSTASASISASASASALRSNGGNGKANGSAAALHQELQQEEADSAPDKSDDASAVQSDDGCPPNGDSADNSQALDSIDSPSHRQRGLSLGRIEEGPTGGGQLKVESSDVYQIVDALRRNTNLSFDLSCEALRVVLTSLEQLYNGAINPYLEAVAVHVTGKVATPKELLGITHDAKRLQYLFAQLADCKNDTEQRTWMLYEDEEDIIQFLEELVEILINADESISCYEMSCDQYQMFINLVQYYQMETRWSIKRLLLKTFTAACHLDYIIVDILLTSVLPLEIVEDMKTHFSNLDRFKQLVKMLTIIFSLGQPMPVNHQDYLGVHFASFLLEIVEGNNPEVLVDMVIALILAFNQQFSEHTYNVIIEGMQNLPSAKVFTEKLLLLLNREDDPTRLLKHPNEHMNTVLRMFIDIFSHPDTAGMFYTNDIKVLIDIVVRQLSDLDAGSTTRPCYLELCRRILRNTNYQEHQHRKHDLMKIFTRIFCEETECSASDQQLVREIANEFPQLFKA, via the exons ATGCTCAAGGCTCTGTACGACTTCCAGGCGGTCTATCCGAAGACCATCAGTTTCGATGAGGGCGAGTACTTCATCCTCTACCAGACGTCCGCCCGCCAGCGCAATTGGTGGCAGGTGGTCAGCATGAAAGGCAACATTGGCTTTGTGCCCTCCAATTACGTAATGAAGATTAAG GTGGAGCACGACTTTCTCATCAGCTTTCTGAACTCCTCGATAGAATCGCTGGAGAAGTGCACGGACCATGAGATCAATGGCATCATGTCCAAGGACGAACTGCTGGACAGGCTGCGCGAGAAGAAGCACACCATGGAGCGCCTGTATGCG GAGAGTTCCGAACGCGACGGTGACTCCTCGCTCTCCTATTCACACAGCTACAGTGACAAGGGTAGCCATCGGCACTCGCATCCCCATCCCACCCAATCCCAGACGCAGCTTCATTCCCATCACAGGCAGCACAGTCCGCCGCccagcggcggcagcggtaGCTCCCAGCGCTTGGACATGAGCAAGAAGAGCATGTCCAGTCCAGCGGTGGGCTCATCGTGCGGCCTGCCCCAGAACCAGGGCATGATCGAGTCGCCCAGCATGGGCAGCATGCAGTTCCAGGGCAGCAGCTGCACCATCCAgacgccgcagcagcaacagccgctCCCAGCACCGCCAGCACCAGCTCCCTCGCCATCGGCAGCATCGGTCACACCCACTGCGGCATCAACAACCAAAGCGGCCACCGGCGGTGATGTGGCGCAGGACAATAGCATCACGTCGGAGCCCTCGGAGACGACAACGACCACTACGACGACCAGCGAAGATGTGGTCACCACATACAAGGAGACCAGCCAAATGAGCACCAGCCAGCAGCACAAGCCGCAAAATGGCAGCACTGCCTCGGCGTCCATTTCCGCATCCGCCTCGGCCTCAGCTTTGCGCAGCAACGGCGGCAACGGCAAGGCCAACGGGAGTGCGGCTGCTCTGCACCAGGAGCTGCAGCAGGAGGAAGCGGACAGTGCGCCGGACAAGTCGGATGATGCAAGCGCCGTGCAAAGTGACGACGGTTGCCCGCCCAACGGAGACAGTGCGGATAATAGCCAGGCGCTGGACAGCATCGACAGTCCGTCGCATCGACAGCGCGGCCTGAGCCTGGGCAGAATCGAGGAGGGTCCCACAGGAGGAGGCCAGCTGAAGGTGGAGTCATCGGATGTGTATCAGATTGTGGACGCCTTGCGGCGGAACACCAACCTCAGCTTCGATCTCTCCTGCGAGGCGTTGCGCGTGGTGCTGACCAGCCTGGAGCAGCTGTACAACGGAGCCATCAATCCGTACCTGGAGGCGGTGGCCGTTCATGTCACTGGCAAGGTGGCCACGCCCAAGGAGCTGCTGGGCATTACGCACGACGCCAAGCGGTTGCAGTATCTCTTTGCCCAGCTGGCGGACTGCAAGAACGATACGGAGCAACGCACTTGGATGCTctacgaggacgaggaggacaTCATTCAGTTCCTTGAGGAGCTCGTCGAGATTTTG ATTAATGCTGATGAGAGCATCAGTTGCTACGAGATGTCCTGCGATCAGTACCAGATGTTTATCAATCTGGTGCAGTACTATCAGATGGAGACGCGCTGGTCCATCAAGCGACTGCTGCTCAAGACCTTTACGGCCGCTTGCCATCTGGACTATATCATTGTGGACATATTGCTGACCTCGGTGCTGCCATTGGAGATT GTGGAGGACATGAAGACGCACTTCTCCAATCTGGATCGCTTCAAGCAGCTAGTCAAGATGCTCACTATTATCTTCTCACTTGGGCAGCCCATGCCGGTTAATCATCAGG ATTATTTGGGCGTACACTTTGCCAGCTTCCTGCTGGAAATCGTCGAGGGCAATAATCCGGAGGTCTTGGTGGACATGGTCATTGCCTTGATCTTGGCCTTCAATCAGCAATTTAGCGAACACACCTATAATGTCATCATCGAAGGTATGCAGAATCTGCCATCCGCCAAGGTGTTTACGGAGAAGCTGCTACTTTTGCTCAATCGGGAGG ATGATCCCACACGCTTGCTCAAGCATCCCAACGAGCATATGAACACGGTGCTGCGAATGTTTATCGACATATTCAGCCATCCGGATACGGCGGGCATGTTCTATACGAACGACATCAAGGTGCTTATCGATATAGTGGTTCGCCAGCTGTCCGATTTGGATGCCGGCAGTACG ACGCGGCCGTGCTACTTGGAGCTGTGCCGACGCATCCTGCGCAATACGAACTATCAGGAGCACCAGCATCGCAAGCATGATCTCATGAAGATCTTCACGCGCATCTTCTGCGAGGAGACCGAGTGCAGTGCCTCCGATCAGCAGCTGGTGCGGGAAATAGCGAACGAGTTTCCGCAGCTGTTCAAGGCCTAA
- the LOC6620163 gene encoding NCK-interacting protein with SH3 domain isoform X1: MAEAAAGGGPIGGASGPSGGGGNDIGLGIGIEMLKALYDFQAVYPKTISFDEGEYFILYQTSARQRNWWQVVSMKGNIGFVPSNYVMKIKVEHDFLISFLNSSIESLEKCTDHEINGIMSKDELLDRLREKKHTMERLYAESSERDGDSSLSYSHSYSDKGSHRHSHPHPTQSQTQLHSHHRQHSPPPSGGSGSSQRLDMSKKSMSSPAVGSSCGLPQNQGMIESPSMGSMQFQGSSCTIQTPQQQQPLPAPPAPAPSPSAASVTPTAASTTKAATGGDVAQDNSITSEPSETTTTTTTTSEDVVTTYKETSQMSTSQQHKPQNGSTASASISASASASALRSNGGNGKANGSAAALHQELQQEEADSAPDKSDDASAVQSDDGCPPNGDSADNSQALDSIDSPSHRQRGLSLGRIEEGPTGGGQLKVESSDVYQIVDALRRNTNLSFDLSCEALRVVLTSLEQLYNGAINPYLEAVAVHVTGKVATPKELLGITHDAKRLQYLFAQLADCKNDTEQRTWMLYEDEEDIIQFLEELVEILINADESISCYEMSCDQYQMFINLVQYYQMETRWSIKRLLLKTFTAACHLDYIIVDILLTSVLPLEIVEDMKTHFSNLDRFKQLVKMLTIIFSLGQPMPVNHQDYLGVHFASFLLEIVEGNNPEVLVDMVIALILAFNQQFSEHTYNVIIEGMQNLPSAKVFTEKLLLLLNREDDPTRLLKHPNEHMNTVLRMFIDIFSHPDTAGMFYTNDIKVLIDIVVRQLSDLDAGSTTRPCYLELCRRILRNTNYQEHQHRKHDLMKIFTRIFCEETECSASDQQLVREIANEFPQLFKA; the protein is encoded by the exons ATGG caGAAGCAGCGGCAGGAGGTGGCCCTATTGGAGGAGCAAGTGGTCCCAGTGGAGGAGGTGGCAACGACATCGGTTTAGGCATCGGCATCGAGATGCTCAAGGCTCTGTACGACTTCCAGGCGGTCTATCCGAAGACCATCAGTTTCGATGAGGGCGAGTACTTCATCCTCTACCAGACGTCCGCCCGCCAGCGCAATTGGTGGCAGGTGGTCAGCATGAAAGGCAACATTGGCTTTGTGCCCTCCAATTACGTAATGAAGATTAAG GTGGAGCACGACTTTCTCATCAGCTTTCTGAACTCCTCGATAGAATCGCTGGAGAAGTGCACGGACCATGAGATCAATGGCATCATGTCCAAGGACGAACTGCTGGACAGGCTGCGCGAGAAGAAGCACACCATGGAGCGCCTGTATGCG GAGAGTTCCGAACGCGACGGTGACTCCTCGCTCTCCTATTCACACAGCTACAGTGACAAGGGTAGCCATCGGCACTCGCATCCCCATCCCACCCAATCCCAGACGCAGCTTCATTCCCATCACAGGCAGCACAGTCCGCCGCccagcggcggcagcggtaGCTCCCAGCGCTTGGACATGAGCAAGAAGAGCATGTCCAGTCCAGCGGTGGGCTCATCGTGCGGCCTGCCCCAGAACCAGGGCATGATCGAGTCGCCCAGCATGGGCAGCATGCAGTTCCAGGGCAGCAGCTGCACCATCCAgacgccgcagcagcaacagccgctCCCAGCACCGCCAGCACCAGCTCCCTCGCCATCGGCAGCATCGGTCACACCCACTGCGGCATCAACAACCAAAGCGGCCACCGGCGGTGATGTGGCGCAGGACAATAGCATCACGTCGGAGCCCTCGGAGACGACAACGACCACTACGACGACCAGCGAAGATGTGGTCACCACATACAAGGAGACCAGCCAAATGAGCACCAGCCAGCAGCACAAGCCGCAAAATGGCAGCACTGCCTCGGCGTCCATTTCCGCATCCGCCTCGGCCTCAGCTTTGCGCAGCAACGGCGGCAACGGCAAGGCCAACGGGAGTGCGGCTGCTCTGCACCAGGAGCTGCAGCAGGAGGAAGCGGACAGTGCGCCGGACAAGTCGGATGATGCAAGCGCCGTGCAAAGTGACGACGGTTGCCCGCCCAACGGAGACAGTGCGGATAATAGCCAGGCGCTGGACAGCATCGACAGTCCGTCGCATCGACAGCGCGGCCTGAGCCTGGGCAGAATCGAGGAGGGTCCCACAGGAGGAGGCCAGCTGAAGGTGGAGTCATCGGATGTGTATCAGATTGTGGACGCCTTGCGGCGGAACACCAACCTCAGCTTCGATCTCTCCTGCGAGGCGTTGCGCGTGGTGCTGACCAGCCTGGAGCAGCTGTACAACGGAGCCATCAATCCGTACCTGGAGGCGGTGGCCGTTCATGTCACTGGCAAGGTGGCCACGCCCAAGGAGCTGCTGGGCATTACGCACGACGCCAAGCGGTTGCAGTATCTCTTTGCCCAGCTGGCGGACTGCAAGAACGATACGGAGCAACGCACTTGGATGCTctacgaggacgaggaggacaTCATTCAGTTCCTTGAGGAGCTCGTCGAGATTTTG ATTAATGCTGATGAGAGCATCAGTTGCTACGAGATGTCCTGCGATCAGTACCAGATGTTTATCAATCTGGTGCAGTACTATCAGATGGAGACGCGCTGGTCCATCAAGCGACTGCTGCTCAAGACCTTTACGGCCGCTTGCCATCTGGACTATATCATTGTGGACATATTGCTGACCTCGGTGCTGCCATTGGAGATT GTGGAGGACATGAAGACGCACTTCTCCAATCTGGATCGCTTCAAGCAGCTAGTCAAGATGCTCACTATTATCTTCTCACTTGGGCAGCCCATGCCGGTTAATCATCAGG ATTATTTGGGCGTACACTTTGCCAGCTTCCTGCTGGAAATCGTCGAGGGCAATAATCCGGAGGTCTTGGTGGACATGGTCATTGCCTTGATCTTGGCCTTCAATCAGCAATTTAGCGAACACACCTATAATGTCATCATCGAAGGTATGCAGAATCTGCCATCCGCCAAGGTGTTTACGGAGAAGCTGCTACTTTTGCTCAATCGGGAGG ATGATCCCACACGCTTGCTCAAGCATCCCAACGAGCATATGAACACGGTGCTGCGAATGTTTATCGACATATTCAGCCATCCGGATACGGCGGGCATGTTCTATACGAACGACATCAAGGTGCTTATCGATATAGTGGTTCGCCAGCTGTCCGATTTGGATGCCGGCAGTACG ACGCGGCCGTGCTACTTGGAGCTGTGCCGACGCATCCTGCGCAATACGAACTATCAGGAGCACCAGCATCGCAAGCATGATCTCATGAAGATCTTCACGCGCATCTTCTGCGAGGAGACCGAGTGCAGTGCCTCCGATCAGCAGCTGGTGCGGGAAATAGCGAACGAGTTTCCGCAGCTGTTCAAGGCCTAA
- the LOC6620163 gene encoding NCK-interacting protein with SH3 domain isoform X2 has translation MEAAAGGGPIGGASGPSGGGGNDIGLGIGIEMLKALYDFQAVYPKTISFDEGEYFILYQTSARQRNWWQVVSMKGNIGFVPSNYVMKIKVEHDFLISFLNSSIESLEKCTDHEINGIMSKDELLDRLREKKHTMERLYAESSERDGDSSLSYSHSYSDKGSHRHSHPHPTQSQTQLHSHHRQHSPPPSGGSGSSQRLDMSKKSMSSPAVGSSCGLPQNQGMIESPSMGSMQFQGSSCTIQTPQQQQPLPAPPAPAPSPSAASVTPTAASTTKAATGGDVAQDNSITSEPSETTTTTTTTSEDVVTTYKETSQMSTSQQHKPQNGSTASASISASASASALRSNGGNGKANGSAAALHQELQQEEADSAPDKSDDASAVQSDDGCPPNGDSADNSQALDSIDSPSHRQRGLSLGRIEEGPTGGGQLKVESSDVYQIVDALRRNTNLSFDLSCEALRVVLTSLEQLYNGAINPYLEAVAVHVTGKVATPKELLGITHDAKRLQYLFAQLADCKNDTEQRTWMLYEDEEDIIQFLEELVEILINADESISCYEMSCDQYQMFINLVQYYQMETRWSIKRLLLKTFTAACHLDYIIVDILLTSVLPLEIVEDMKTHFSNLDRFKQLVKMLTIIFSLGQPMPVNHQDYLGVHFASFLLEIVEGNNPEVLVDMVIALILAFNQQFSEHTYNVIIEGMQNLPSAKVFTEKLLLLLNREDDPTRLLKHPNEHMNTVLRMFIDIFSHPDTAGMFYTNDIKVLIDIVVRQLSDLDAGSTTRPCYLELCRRILRNTNYQEHQHRKHDLMKIFTRIFCEETECSASDQQLVREIANEFPQLFKA, from the exons ATGG AAGCAGCGGCAGGAGGTGGCCCTATTGGAGGAGCAAGTGGTCCCAGTGGAGGAGGTGGCAACGACATCGGTTTAGGCATCGGCATCGAGATGCTCAAGGCTCTGTACGACTTCCAGGCGGTCTATCCGAAGACCATCAGTTTCGATGAGGGCGAGTACTTCATCCTCTACCAGACGTCCGCCCGCCAGCGCAATTGGTGGCAGGTGGTCAGCATGAAAGGCAACATTGGCTTTGTGCCCTCCAATTACGTAATGAAGATTAAG GTGGAGCACGACTTTCTCATCAGCTTTCTGAACTCCTCGATAGAATCGCTGGAGAAGTGCACGGACCATGAGATCAATGGCATCATGTCCAAGGACGAACTGCTGGACAGGCTGCGCGAGAAGAAGCACACCATGGAGCGCCTGTATGCG GAGAGTTCCGAACGCGACGGTGACTCCTCGCTCTCCTATTCACACAGCTACAGTGACAAGGGTAGCCATCGGCACTCGCATCCCCATCCCACCCAATCCCAGACGCAGCTTCATTCCCATCACAGGCAGCACAGTCCGCCGCccagcggcggcagcggtaGCTCCCAGCGCTTGGACATGAGCAAGAAGAGCATGTCCAGTCCAGCGGTGGGCTCATCGTGCGGCCTGCCCCAGAACCAGGGCATGATCGAGTCGCCCAGCATGGGCAGCATGCAGTTCCAGGGCAGCAGCTGCACCATCCAgacgccgcagcagcaacagccgctCCCAGCACCGCCAGCACCAGCTCCCTCGCCATCGGCAGCATCGGTCACACCCACTGCGGCATCAACAACCAAAGCGGCCACCGGCGGTGATGTGGCGCAGGACAATAGCATCACGTCGGAGCCCTCGGAGACGACAACGACCACTACGACGACCAGCGAAGATGTGGTCACCACATACAAGGAGACCAGCCAAATGAGCACCAGCCAGCAGCACAAGCCGCAAAATGGCAGCACTGCCTCGGCGTCCATTTCCGCATCCGCCTCGGCCTCAGCTTTGCGCAGCAACGGCGGCAACGGCAAGGCCAACGGGAGTGCGGCTGCTCTGCACCAGGAGCTGCAGCAGGAGGAAGCGGACAGTGCGCCGGACAAGTCGGATGATGCAAGCGCCGTGCAAAGTGACGACGGTTGCCCGCCCAACGGAGACAGTGCGGATAATAGCCAGGCGCTGGACAGCATCGACAGTCCGTCGCATCGACAGCGCGGCCTGAGCCTGGGCAGAATCGAGGAGGGTCCCACAGGAGGAGGCCAGCTGAAGGTGGAGTCATCGGATGTGTATCAGATTGTGGACGCCTTGCGGCGGAACACCAACCTCAGCTTCGATCTCTCCTGCGAGGCGTTGCGCGTGGTGCTGACCAGCCTGGAGCAGCTGTACAACGGAGCCATCAATCCGTACCTGGAGGCGGTGGCCGTTCATGTCACTGGCAAGGTGGCCACGCCCAAGGAGCTGCTGGGCATTACGCACGACGCCAAGCGGTTGCAGTATCTCTTTGCCCAGCTGGCGGACTGCAAGAACGATACGGAGCAACGCACTTGGATGCTctacgaggacgaggaggacaTCATTCAGTTCCTTGAGGAGCTCGTCGAGATTTTG ATTAATGCTGATGAGAGCATCAGTTGCTACGAGATGTCCTGCGATCAGTACCAGATGTTTATCAATCTGGTGCAGTACTATCAGATGGAGACGCGCTGGTCCATCAAGCGACTGCTGCTCAAGACCTTTACGGCCGCTTGCCATCTGGACTATATCATTGTGGACATATTGCTGACCTCGGTGCTGCCATTGGAGATT GTGGAGGACATGAAGACGCACTTCTCCAATCTGGATCGCTTCAAGCAGCTAGTCAAGATGCTCACTATTATCTTCTCACTTGGGCAGCCCATGCCGGTTAATCATCAGG ATTATTTGGGCGTACACTTTGCCAGCTTCCTGCTGGAAATCGTCGAGGGCAATAATCCGGAGGTCTTGGTGGACATGGTCATTGCCTTGATCTTGGCCTTCAATCAGCAATTTAGCGAACACACCTATAATGTCATCATCGAAGGTATGCAGAATCTGCCATCCGCCAAGGTGTTTACGGAGAAGCTGCTACTTTTGCTCAATCGGGAGG ATGATCCCACACGCTTGCTCAAGCATCCCAACGAGCATATGAACACGGTGCTGCGAATGTTTATCGACATATTCAGCCATCCGGATACGGCGGGCATGTTCTATACGAACGACATCAAGGTGCTTATCGATATAGTGGTTCGCCAGCTGTCCGATTTGGATGCCGGCAGTACG ACGCGGCCGTGCTACTTGGAGCTGTGCCGACGCATCCTGCGCAATACGAACTATCAGGAGCACCAGCATCGCAAGCATGATCTCATGAAGATCTTCACGCGCATCTTCTGCGAGGAGACCGAGTGCAGTGCCTCCGATCAGCAGCTGGTGCGGGAAATAGCGAACGAGTTTCCGCAGCTGTTCAAGGCCTAA